A stretch of the Archaeoglobus neptunius genome encodes the following:
- a CDS encoding type II toxin-antitoxin system RelE family toxin has protein sequence MYKVVFTQRALKDWKNLDKEAQDRIATKLKEYAKEPFKYARKLIHPKIGTYRFRIGDYRVIFDIDLDTERAFTNDETSPNRSISDFTLLNQIPRFTRNFGYFQTLAKIPHAALKIFKTESKIK, from the coding sequence ATGTATAAAGTAGTATTTACCCAAAGGGCGTTGAAAGATTGGAAAAACCTTGATAAAGAGGCTCAAGATAGAATCGCTACGAAACTAAAGGAATATGCTAAGGAACCTTTTAAGTATGCCAGAAAATTGATACATCCCAAGATAGGAACATACAGATTCAGAATAGGTGATTATAGAGTCATATTTGATATTGATTTGGACACAGAAAGAGCATTTACAAATGACGAAACTTCGCCTAACAGGAGCATATCCGACTTCACTTTGCTTAACCAAATTCCTCGCTTCACTCGGAACTTCGGATACTTCCAAACGTTAGCAAAAATTCCGCACGCTGCCTTGAAAATATTTAAAACTGAGAGTAAAATAAAGTAA
- a CDS encoding class I adenylate-forming enzyme family protein translates to MVDVKLRSAYPANGSVYNVSKVIARNAEVVPDKTAVIDAGKERSFTYKELNLETNKLANALLDYVEKGDRVFVLMQNGIETLETILACLKIDAVYTPANFRLSDSEIEFLINDARPKVLIYDAAFSDKIERIRPKSIQLIEVSEKVKLEAESFYELIKASSDEEPEISTEPDDLSMILFTAGTTGRPKGVKHTHRSIFFASLANHMAAELTPDDVYYGAPPMFHAGGITCFQLSTLMFQGTTVLKDRWEAKESLEIIKKYGVTFLFGIATQFKMMIQVEGWENYVQSLRAVCGGGEPQPRELREAFIRLGIKYLGGYGLTETGATGVCGPAVGADHPILEKGSECVGLPPPFVEVKIVDESGNEVERGKIGEIVVRQEPTGAVGYWNRPEDEKKKFKDGWIFTGDIGMIDEEGYIYVMGRVDDMIISGGENIYPAEIEKAIYSHPKVADVVVVRGKHEVWGQTPKAIVVPKRGESLTPEEIQEHVAKILGSFKKPRKVVIVDELPKAETGKIDKRRVKELYEEV, encoded by the coding sequence GTGGTGGATGTGAAATTGAGAAGTGCGTATCCTGCAAACGGTTCAGTGTATAATGTCTCCAAGGTGATTGCCAGAAATGCTGAAGTTGTGCCGGATAAAACAGCCGTGATAGATGCCGGAAAGGAGAGATCGTTTACTTACAAAGAGCTGAATTTAGAAACTAACAAGCTGGCAAACGCCCTGTTAGACTATGTGGAGAAAGGAGATAGAGTATTTGTCCTGATGCAGAATGGGATAGAGACCCTTGAAACAATCCTCGCATGTCTGAAAATAGATGCTGTGTACACACCAGCGAACTTCAGACTTTCCGACAGTGAAATTGAATTTCTCATTAACGATGCTCGGCCAAAAGTTCTGATATACGACGCAGCTTTCAGCGACAAGATTGAGAGGATCAGGCCAAAGAGCATTCAGCTCATCGAAGTGTCGGAGAAGGTTAAGCTCGAAGCTGAAAGCTTTTACGAATTGATAAAAGCCAGTTCGGATGAGGAACCGGAAATTTCAACAGAACCCGATGATTTGAGCATGATACTTTTTACAGCAGGTACAACCGGCAGACCGAAAGGTGTAAAGCATACACACCGGAGCATATTCTTTGCATCTTTGGCAAATCACATGGCAGCCGAACTAACTCCAGATGACGTTTATTATGGCGCTCCACCAATGTTTCATGCCGGAGGCATAACCTGTTTTCAGCTTTCCACACTGATGTTTCAGGGCACGACTGTGCTGAAAGATAGGTGGGAGGCGAAGGAGTCGCTTGAGATCATCAAAAAATACGGTGTAACGTTTCTCTTTGGCATAGCCACGCAGTTCAAAATGATGATTCAGGTTGAGGGATGGGAAAACTATGTTCAATCACTGAGAGCGGTTTGCGGAGGGGGAGAACCTCAACCCAGAGAGTTGAGGGAAGCGTTCATCAGGCTGGGTATAAAGTACTTGGGCGGTTACGGGCTTACAGAGACCGGTGCGACGGGTGTTTGCGGTCCTGCAGTTGGAGCAGACCATCCAATTCTTGAGAAGGGCAGCGAGTGTGTTGGATTACCACCACCGTTTGTTGAGGTTAAAATTGTGGATGAGAGCGGCAATGAGGTTGAGAGAGGGAAGATTGGAGAGATCGTTGTGAGACAGGAGCCAACAGGAGCTGTTGGGTACTGGAACAGGCCGGAAGACGAGAAAAAGAAGTTCAAGGATGGGTGGATTTTCACGGGAGATATCGGGATGATAGATGAGGAGGGGTACATCTACGTAATGGGAAGGGTGGATGACATGATAATAAGCGGTGGGGAGAACATATACCCTGCCGAAATCGAAAAGGCGATCTATTCCCACCCCAAGGTTGCCGATGTTGTTGTTGTGAGGGGTAAACATGAGGTATGGGGGCAAACGCCGAAGGCCATAGTGGTTCCTAAGAGGGGTGAATCACTGACACCAGAGGAGATACAGGAGCACGTTGCAAAAATACTGGGTTCGTTCAAAAAGCCAAGAAAGGTCGTGATAGTTGATGAACTACCTAAGGCTGAAACCGGTAAGATAGACAAGAGAAGAGTAAAGGAACTCTACGAGGAGGTGTAA
- a CDS encoding 3-oxoacyl-ACP synthase, protein MSVGIVDWAIYIPDNFVTAEDIAKETIIHGIDAKVLKEKFGIIRKCISAPDEHVSDMCVKAAKMLIDKTSLDPLDIDIIVYNGSQFTDYYVWPVAPEIQHRIGAENAWCYDLHALCFAGPLALYQVKTLLLSDDEWENALVVSGTKESYLIDYRDRDTSFMWDFADGASAVWLKKGYRKNRVLSGFFVTDGYYNHVYNNSGSKGILSELPKEKMRYIGVASSHREKMSKPRKGYRDFRDLSKANFVRVIRESVRKSGYTDEDIDYVALLHLIPSFRRQILSELGLNEMQHSSSLDEYGHLQSTDWVLSLDLGVKQGKVKNGSLVVAVGAGTGFSWGATAIKWG, encoded by the coding sequence TTGTCAGTAGGCATAGTTGATTGGGCGATATACATTCCGGATAATTTCGTTACGGCAGAGGATATTGCGAAGGAAACAATTATCCACGGAATCGATGCAAAAGTGTTGAAAGAAAAGTTCGGAATAATAAGAAAGTGCATCTCTGCCCCCGATGAGCATGTTTCGGATATGTGTGTTAAAGCTGCTAAGATGCTCATCGATAAAACCTCGCTCGATCCGCTCGATATCGACATAATCGTTTACAATGGAAGTCAGTTCACGGACTACTATGTATGGCCGGTAGCTCCGGAGATACAGCACAGAATAGGAGCTGAGAACGCTTGGTGTTATGATCTCCATGCCCTCTGTTTTGCCGGCCCTTTAGCCCTATATCAGGTGAAAACTCTTCTTTTGAGTGACGATGAATGGGAAAATGCACTGGTAGTTTCCGGTACGAAGGAATCCTATCTGATTGATTACAGAGATAGGGATACCAGCTTTATGTGGGATTTTGCAGATGGGGCGAGTGCTGTGTGGCTGAAAAAGGGATACAGGAAAAACAGAGTCCTTTCAGGCTTTTTCGTCACAGACGGTTACTACAACCACGTTTACAACAATTCGGGATCGAAGGGCATTTTGAGTGAGCTGCCAAAAGAAAAGATGCGGTACATCGGTGTTGCAAGCAGCCACAGGGAGAAGATGAGCAAGCCGAGAAAAGGTTACAGGGATTTCAGAGACCTTTCCAAAGCAAATTTTGTTAGAGTAATCAGAGAGTCTGTAAGGAAAAGCGGATATACGGATGAGGACATAGACTACGTGGCTTTGCTACATCTAATACCCTCATTCAGGAGACAGATTCTCAGCGAGCTTGGCCTCAACGAAATGCAGCACTCCTCAAGTCTGGACGAGTATGGCCATCTTCAATCAACAGACTGGGTTCTATCACTGGATCTGGGTGTGAAGCAGGGTAAAGTCAAAAATGGTAGCTTGGTAGTCGCTGTTGGAGCTGGAACGGGTTTCAGCTGGGGAGCTACGGCCATAAAATGGGGGTGA
- a CDS encoding flavodoxin family protein: MKVLGLVGSPRSDSNTEYFVKVALDHLEEKGCEVEMVLLRNKKINPCRACYKCWDRGECVQSGDDFKEVFGKMVEADAIIAASPVHYGYAHPTLWSLLVRAGFSTFRKGTFSRKIGGPITVARRAGHNTAFTQLLSWFFINDFIVPGSIYWNVMVAGAKGARDAANDEEGIMIVKHFAENVYWLLEKTRR, from the coding sequence ATGAAGGTTTTGGGATTGGTCGGAAGTCCGAGAAGTGATTCCAACACGGAATACTTTGTTAAGGTTGCTCTTGACCATCTCGAAGAGAAGGGGTGCGAAGTGGAGATGGTACTGTTGCGGAACAAAAAAATAAATCCGTGCAGGGCTTGCTACAAGTGCTGGGATAGGGGAGAGTGCGTTCAGAGTGGGGATGATTTCAAGGAAGTCTTTGGCAAGATGGTCGAGGCTGACGCTATAATCGCCGCTTCTCCGGTGCATTACGGCTATGCTCATCCGACACTCTGGTCTCTGCTTGTAAGAGCGGGGTTCTCAACCTTCCGGAAAGGGACTTTTTCGAGAAAGATTGGTGGTCCAATAACTGTGGCAAGAAGGGCGGGACATAACACAGCCTTCACCCAACTGCTTTCGTGGTTCTTTATAAACGATTTCATAGTGCCGGGGTCGATTTACTGGAATGTGATGGTTGCGGGAGCTAAGGGAGCGAGAGATGCTGCCAACGATGAGGAGGGTATAATGATCGTCAAACATTTCGCAGAGAACGTGTACTGGCTTCTTGAAAAAACCAGAAGGTGA
- a CDS encoding tyrosine-type recombinase/integrase — MDLRCIQELLGHKSSKTTEIYTHVAMKDLRRIRSPLDMLGGDRGNG, encoded by the coding sequence GTGGATTTGAGATGCATTCAGGAGTTGCTTGGACACAAAAGCTCAAAAACGACAGAGATTTATACTCATGTAGCAATGAAAGATTTGAGGAGGATAAGAAGTCCACTGGATATGCTGGGAGGTGATAGAGGGAATGGTTGA
- a CDS encoding EVE domain-containing protein, with protein MMKKAVVWDPVMRSSARKYDPCIQIEKGRCKIKCEDCKITLIADRFLGEEFQREILGKLGKSKGRYPYVIIVDTLGCNLRCWFCYAYKFFDKRSAEENDCEISYVSPTRLAEQFACKIRKLSKFEELLKIAEEKEKKDGGCKGAVKHLKMKLPLMRVRISGGEPIFSNKETLLDPIDQNNLIISTIKFWLQFFEELDKHIGEIKKEGKLNIIEKNKIKNKEWKGDLPFPTCIAERPGRLNVRFDTNGILFGNWKVAEAFIGGLFDLFKQNKLNNLFIQIDYSFKGATPVEYWWSQRKKLPVDSSKINFDYKLDEHPQWNGYKNIIEVINKYCKQDKSFSDCVGITVEKGIDHHIPYKTYLYCREALNWSKFSEKTGIKFSVVNNPIEMFNWRNWRPKTCFIENGANIKIIDKNGDEFDLSKNPDIDEFDSFRRKHYPDCYFLIYPIDEKITLKKKQKGIRKRLPPSQTKLVEIIPTGWVFSGSPVNWKVALKEMKWGLKKKHEKIWKRIRSGDYVLFYVTRPYSRIIGFARVKKIVEEDLPLWPDEIKEHEVKYPLRIIFEKVKIIEDWNKGLKPSKLNVRHGINPIYERQELETIIQNLSKL; from the coding sequence ATGATGAAAAAGGCTGTGGTTTGGGATCCGGTAATGAGATCTTCAGCAAGAAAATATGACCCTTGTATACAGATAGAAAAAGGTAGGTGTAAAATAAAGTGCGAAGATTGTAAAATAACCCTTATTGCAGATAGATTTCTAGGTGAAGAATTTCAGAGAGAAATTTTAGGAAAACTTGGTAAAAGCAAAGGAAGATACCCATATGTGATAATCGTTGATACTCTTGGCTGTAATTTAAGGTGCTGGTTCTGCTATGCGTACAAATTTTTTGATAAAAGATCTGCGGAAGAAAACGATTGTGAAATTTCTTATGTCTCGCCTACAAGACTTGCCGAACAATTTGCTTGTAAAATTAGAAAATTATCAAAATTTGAAGAACTACTTAAGATTGCAGAGGAAAAAGAAAAGAAGGATGGTGGATGTAAAGGAGCTGTTAAGCACCTAAAAATGAAGCTTCCTTTGATGAGGGTTAGAATATCTGGGGGTGAACCAATTTTTTCTAATAAAGAAACTCTTTTAGACCCAATCGATCAAAATAACTTGATAATTTCGACGATAAAATTCTGGTTACAATTTTTTGAAGAATTAGATAAACATATTGGAGAAATCAAGAAGGAAGGAAAATTAAACATTATAGAGAAAAATAAAATAAAAAATAAAGAATGGAAAGGTGATCTCCCATTTCCAACATGTATTGCAGAAAGACCTGGAAGATTAAATGTAAGATTCGATACAAATGGTATTTTGTTTGGGAATTGGAAAGTTGCAGAAGCTTTTATAGGAGGTTTATTCGATCTTTTCAAACAAAACAAGTTGAATAATTTGTTTATACAAATTGATTATTCTTTTAAAGGAGCTACTCCTGTTGAATACTGGTGGTCACAACGAAAAAAGCTACCGGTTGATTCTTCAAAAATAAATTTTGATTACAAACTTGATGAACATCCTCAATGGAATGGGTATAAAAATATTATCGAAGTAATCAATAAATATTGTAAACAAGATAAAAGTTTCTCGGATTGTGTTGGAATTACGGTTGAAAAGGGAATTGATCATCATATCCCATATAAAACATACCTGTATTGCAGAGAAGCACTTAACTGGAGTAAATTTTCCGAGAAAACAGGAATAAAATTTTCTGTTGTAAACAATCCAATTGAAATGTTTAACTGGAGGAATTGGAGGCCGAAAACATGTTTTATAGAGAATGGTGCAAACATAAAGATAATTGATAAGAATGGTGACGAATTTGATCTAAGTAAGAATCCAGACATTGACGAATTTGATAGTTTTAGAAGAAAACATTATCCCGACTGTTATTTCTTAATTTACCCAATAGATGAGAAAATAACATTGAAGAAGAAACAAAAAGGAATTCGAAAAAGACTGCCACCCTCACAAACGAAACTAGTGGAAATAATACCTACAGGATGGGTATTCTCGGGGTCGCCAGTAAATTGGAAAGTTGCGTTGAAGGAAATGAAGTGGGGACTAAAGAAAAAACATGAAAAGATTTGGAAAAGAATAAGATCGGGTGACTACGTATTGTTTTATGTTACAAGACCCTACAGTAGAATTATAGGGTTTGCACGTGTGAAAAAAATAGTAGAAGAAGACCTCCCTCTCTGGCCAGACGAAATAAAAGAACACGAGGTAAAGTATCCCCTCAGAATTATCTTTGAAAAAGTTAAAATTATAGAAGATTGGAACAAAGGATTAAAACCTAGTAAACTAAATGTACGACATGGAATAAACCCAATATACGAAAGACAAGAATTAGAAACAATCATTCAAAATTTAAGCAAACTATAA
- a CDS encoding IS1096 element passenger TnpR family protein, whose translation MRGKCYICNKTFSKAGMVKHMKTHLKNNGDTRLFHVVVDGLYQPEYWLHIEIPADAKFKDLDKFLREIWLECCGHLSAFEIDGVNYHSKYFDFDLDPSARDTDIPLSRVLSVGMEFYHIYDFGSSTELRLRIVGERMGKTEEKVRIPARNEPPDIRCSCGKKARWICMQCFVDNLGENCYFCDGCAKEHECGEDMLLPVVNSPRCGVCGYEGGKYD comes from the coding sequence ATGCGAGGCAAATGTTACATCTGCAACAAAACGTTCAGCAAGGCTGGAATGGTGAAACATATGAAAACGCACCTGAAGAATAATGGAGATACAAGGCTTTTCCACGTCGTGGTTGATGGATTGTATCAGCCAGAGTACTGGCTTCACATCGAAATTCCCGCAGATGCCAAGTTTAAAGACCTTGATAAGTTCTTAAGAGAGATATGGCTTGAATGCTGCGGGCATTTGAGTGCTTTCGAAATTGACGGTGTCAACTATCATTCCAAGTACTTTGATTTTGATCTGGACCCATCAGCGAGAGATACGGATATACCGCTGAGCAGAGTTCTAAGCGTGGGAATGGAGTTCTACCACATCTACGACTTTGGTTCTTCAACGGAGCTGAGGCTCAGGATTGTAGGAGAGAGAATGGGCAAAACTGAGGAGAAAGTCAGGATTCCTGCAAGGAACGAACCGCCCGACATAAGATGCAGTTGTGGTAAAAAGGCGAGATGGATCTGCATGCAGTGTTTTGTTGATAATCTGGGGGAGAACTGCTATTTCTGCGATGGATGTGCAAAAGAGCACGAATGCGGCGAAGATATGCTTTTACCGGTGGTTAACTCACCAAGATGCGGTGTTTGTGGGTATGAAGGTGGTAAATACGATTGA
- a CDS encoding branched-chain amino acid ABC transporter permease — protein MEFFAQILVNGLVNSGIYIMVALGLALSVGVLGILNISHGNLLIFTTYLTYWFWRIYGLDPLASLLVTVPTGFVLGALVYRGVVKHVLDAPHINQLILTFGIAVVLSSLMELFWSSNVRFVSTGYQAISLSLGIAQIGSLSAAILLVAFSVCLFLHLFLTKTSMGKSIRAVSQNPKGAALVGIDVNRVYLVTFGVSIALGSFAGVFWLLVGYITPYVGDILTLKAFCIIVVAGLGNLYGVIWASLLLGLSESFVKGYFGPGWADAVFFAIIMLVLIYRSFRTGEVI, from the coding sequence GTGGAATTCTTTGCTCAAATACTGGTTAACGGTCTTGTCAATTCGGGAATCTACATCATGGTCGCTCTTGGCTTAGCCCTGAGTGTTGGCGTTCTCGGGATACTCAACATCTCTCACGGTAACCTACTTATTTTTACAACTTACCTGACCTACTGGTTCTGGAGAATCTACGGGCTGGATCCACTGGCATCTTTACTCGTGACGGTTCCAACCGGATTCGTTCTCGGTGCTTTGGTATATCGGGGAGTTGTGAAGCACGTGCTCGATGCACCACACATCAACCAGCTAATCCTGACTTTCGGCATTGCCGTCGTTCTCTCAAGCTTGATGGAGCTTTTCTGGTCATCAAACGTCAGGTTCGTCTCAACTGGTTATCAGGCAATATCCCTCTCCCTCGGCATCGCTCAGATCGGCTCGTTGTCTGCCGCAATTCTGCTCGTCGCCTTCTCTGTCTGCCTCTTCCTTCATCTCTTTCTGACAAAGACGAGCATGGGTAAATCGATAAGGGCTGTCAGTCAAAATCCGAAAGGGGCCGCATTGGTGGGGATAGATGTAAACAGAGTTTATCTCGTCACGTTCGGAGTGTCAATAGCTCTCGGATCTTTTGCAGGAGTTTTCTGGCTTTTGGTCGGGTACATAACTCCCTATGTTGGTGACATCTTAACTCTGAAGGCGTTCTGCATAATCGTTGTGGCAGGCTTGGGCAACCTGTATGGGGTGATATGGGCATCTCTACTGCTGGGTCTGAGTGAATCATTTGTCAAAGGGTATTTCGGTCCGGGATGGGCTGATGCCGTCTTCTTCGCCATAATCATGCTTGTTTTAATCTACAGGTCTTTCAGAACGGGGGAAGTAATATGA
- a CDS encoding NHL repeat-containing protein encodes MRVLRRDLLKTSLTVISFWLFGKMPAAKAFASSYVHVDTWGVIPEDGKLYFSSPVGIAKDSWGNIYVSDMGNCRIVKLSAQGSALNKFGELGSSPGKFDLPFGVEVDGAGSIIVTDAANNRIQKFTNNGDFICEFGRFSATPGNFFSPMGIGINSSGYLYVADGLLNRIQVFAPAG; translated from the coding sequence GTGCGTGTATTGAGGAGAGATCTGCTGAAAACCTCTTTAACCGTCATCAGCTTCTGGCTTTTTGGTAAAATGCCTGCAGCCAAAGCTTTTGCAAGCAGTTACGTTCACGTGGATACGTGGGGTGTAATTCCTGAAGATGGTAAGTTATATTTTTCATCACCCGTTGGTATCGCAAAAGATAGCTGGGGTAATATTTACGTTTCAGATATGGGGAACTGCAGGATCGTAAAGCTGTCAGCTCAGGGCTCGGCTCTAAACAAATTTGGTGAGCTTGGATCGTCTCCCGGTAAGTTCGACCTACCTTTCGGAGTCGAGGTTGATGGTGCCGGTAGTATAATCGTAACCGATGCCGCAAACAACCGCATCCAGAAGTTCACGAACAACGGCGATTTCATCTGCGAGTTTGGCAGGTTCAGTGCCACACCCGGTAACTTCTTCAGCCCGATGGGGATCGGAATAAACTCGTCAGGTTATTTATATGTTGCAGACGGACTTTTAAATCGGATTCAGGTGTTCGCTCCTGCGGGGTGA